CGTTCGCGGACGCGGCTCATCAGCCACTCTTCCAATCTTTTGTTTTTTTCTTCGAGCGACATCTCTGCCGCGAGAATCTGCAGATCGAAATTCACGCCGAGCGCGCGTCCGCCGATCAAATGGCGCGTGATGCCCATCGGAATCAAATTGCCGCTCATGGCGAGCCGCGTCACCTCGGACGGCGCGTAATCCGGAAAGACGACGAGCGCGGCAAGTTGCGGATGTTCGCGAAACAAGGTGTCCAAGTGCGTTGTCGTGACGCGATGCACCTGGGCTTTGCCGCGATACAAATCCACCACGCGATTGAGCATCGCGTTTTGCGCGTTGAGGTCGCCGTCCGTTTGCACGCCCCACACCGTGCGGTCGTGCAAGCCGATGACGCAAATCAACGCGCGTTCGTCCATCGCTTCGAGCGCGTCGTACTGGTGCATCAAGATCACGCGCACCGGCAACTCGCGTACCTGCGTGAGAAACTCGACCGACTTGATGCCTTCGAGCAGATGATACCACGAGTGAAGCGTGACGTTGCCGGACGTGTACTCGACGACCTGCACCAGCACATCGCGATAACCGAGCGCGCGCAAAGCCGACGTGCGCGTCGCACCGTCGAGCACGATATAACGCGTGCGACCGTAATCGCTCGCGCGCGTCACGATGGGCGGACTACGCAACACGCCATCGCGCTGCAGCGACGCGACGAGCCGCTCGACGCGCAGCGGGTCAATGCCTTCGTGGACGATCACCTCGTCGAGCGATACGATTTTCAGATTGATGTCGCTGATGTCGCGCGCATGTTTCGCGTCGTGCGCCCGCGCGCGGCGGACGCGCCGTTCGGACTGGATGACCGCGACGCTGCCATCGGAGGAAGCCGCGTCTTCCGTCACGACCATGCGCGAGGAATCCGTAGGTTCAGTATCGGACATATCTATCTTCTGTAGGGGCGGGGTCACCCCGCCCCTACAAATGTTCTATCCCATCGCCGGGACTTGCGGCAAATGTTTCATCGCCTCGTCCACCAATGCGGAGGGATATTCGAAATCTTCGAGTTTGCCTTGCAGGTATTGTTCGTACGCGGTCATGTCAAAGTGACCGTGCCCGGACAAGTTGAACGCGATCACTTTTTTCTGCCCGGCTTTTTTCGCTTCGAGCGCCTCGTCAATCGCGACGCGAATCGCGTGCGCGGATTCGGGCGCGGGGATGATGCCCTCGGCGCGCGAGAACTGCATTGCCGCGTCAAACGTCGCAAGTTGCTTGACCGCGCGCGCTTCAATGTCGCCGTGATTCACGAGCGCGCTGATGCTCGCCGCCATGCCATGATAACGCAAACCACCCGCGTGAATTCCCGGCGGCATGAACGTGTGACCGAGCGTGTACATCTTGACGATCGGCGCCATCGCCGCGCTGTCGCCGTAATCGAACGTGTACTTGCCTTTCGTCATCGTCGGGCACGACGCCGGCTCGACCGCGATCACGCGCACGTTTTTCTTCTCGGTGAATTTTTTGTGGAGGAACGGGTACGCAAACCCGGCAAAGTTCGAGCCGCCGCCCGCGCAACCGATCACGACATCAGGATACTCGCCCGCCATCTCCATCTGCTCCAGTGCTTCCAAGCCGATGACGGTCTGGTGCATCAACACGTGACCCAGCACCGAGCCGAGCGAATATTTTTTTGCGCCGTTCGAGGTTGCCGCGACTTCGACGGCTTCGGAAATCGCGATGCCGAGCGATCCGTTCGAGTTCGGATCCTGGGCGAGCAGTTGGCGACCATAGTTCGTGCGGTCGGTTGGGCTGGCATACACCTTCGCGCCGAAATTTTCCATAATGATGCGGCGGTACGGTTTTTGGTGGTACGATACCTTGACCATGTACACTTCGAGGTCGAGTCCGAAAAAGTTGCACGCCATCGCAAGCGCGGAACCCCACTGCCCCGCGCCGGTCTCGGTCGTCAACGCTTTTGTGCCGGCTTCTTTGTTGAAGAACGCTTGCGCGACCGCGGTGTTCGGCTTGTGCGAACCGACCGGCGAGACGCCTTCGTACTTGAAGTAAATGTGCGCGGGCGTGTCGAGCGCCTTCTCCAGTCGAATCGCGCGAATAAGCGGCGTGGGTCGCCACAGCTTGTAAATCTCGCGCACCGGTTCCGGAATTTCGATGTAGCGTTCGGCGCTGACCTCTTGCATGATGAGACTCATCGGAAAGAGCACGGCGAGAAAATCCGGCGTGACCGGTTGCATCGTTCCAGGATGCAATACCGGCGCAGGCGGGACGGGCAGATCGGCATTGATGTTGTACCACGCCTTGGGCAAACGACTTTCGTCGAGCAGGAATTTGTGTTGGTCTTTCATTTTTCCCTCCTAAGGAATTTTCGATTTTTGATTTTGGATTTTCGATTAATGCTTGATCCTGCCAGTCACGGTGGCAACATGCTACCTCCTTTGAACCACCACGGAATTGTGGCGGTCGGTGGTCAGCGCGCGTAAATAAAAATCGCTCGTCCCCTCGCACGCAAAAACTGC
This region of Chloroflexota bacterium genomic DNA includes:
- a CDS encoding ParB N-terminal domain-containing protein translates to MSDTEPTDSSRMVVTEDAASSDGSVAVIQSERRVRRARAHDAKHARDISDINLKIVSLDEVIVHEGIDPLRVERLVASLQRDGVLRSPPIVTRASDYGRTRYIVLDGATRTSALRALGYRDVLVQVVEYTSGNVTLHSWYHLLEGIKSVEFLTQVRELPVRVILMHQYDALEAMDERALICVIGLHDRTVWGVQTDGDLNAQNAMLNRVVDLYRGKAQVHRVTTTHLDTLFREHPQLAALVVFPDYAPSEVTRLAMSGNLIPMGITRHLIGGRALGVNFDLQILAAEMSLEEKNKRLEEWLMSRVRERKVRYYGEPVFLFED
- a CDS encoding TrpB-like pyridoxal phosphate-dependent enzyme; its protein translation is MKDQHKFLLDESRLPKAWYNINADLPVPPAPVLHPGTMQPVTPDFLAVLFPMSLIMQEVSAERYIEIPEPVREIYKLWRPTPLIRAIRLEKALDTPAHIYFKYEGVSPVGSHKPNTAVAQAFFNKEAGTKALTTETGAGQWGSALAMACNFFGLDLEVYMVKVSYHQKPYRRIIMENFGAKVYASPTDRTNYGRQLLAQDPNSNGSLGIAISEAVEVAATSNGAKKYSLGSVLGHVLMHQTVIGLEALEQMEMAGEYPDVVIGCAGGGSNFAGFAYPFLHKKFTEKKNVRVIAVEPASCPTMTKGKYTFDYGDSAAMAPIVKMYTLGHTFMPPGIHAGGLRYHGMAASISALVNHGDIEARAVKQLATFDAAMQFSRAEGIIPAPESAHAIRVAIDEALEAKKAGQKKVIAFNLSGHGHFDMTAYEQYLQGKLEDFEYPSALVDEAMKHLPQVPAMG